The Methermicoccus shengliensis DSM 18856 genome includes a window with the following:
- a CDS encoding 30S ribosomal protein S6e: protein MVDFKVVVSDPRTGRAYNLELSEPGSGALIGKRIGEEVSGELLGLSGYTLRLTGGTDADGFPMRPDIPGQVRRRVLVAGGVGFRPTKRGLRRRKTFRGNEISPDIVQVNMVITGWGDTPLEEMLGADEGSKSDEA from the coding sequence ATGGTGGACTTCAAGGTAGTGGTTTCTGATCCCCGAACTGGAAGGGCATACAATCTGGAGCTCTCTGAACCCGGCTCTGGAGCCCTCATAGGCAAGAGAATAGGGGAGGAGGTGAGTGGCGAGCTCCTCGGGCTTTCTGGATATACCCTCAGGCTCACGGGCGGCACGGATGCAGATGGCTTTCCCATGAGACCAGATATCCCTGGGCAGGTAAGAAGAAGGGTGCTGGTGGCTGGAGGTGTTGGGTTCAGACCCACTAAGAGAGGGCTGAGAAGAAGGAAGACCTTCAGAGGAAACGAGATATCCCCAGACATCGTTCAGGTGAACATGGTGATTACGGGATGGGGTGATACCCCCCTTGAAGAGATGCTCGGGGCAGATGAGGGCTCAAAGTCGGATGAAGCTTGA
- a CDS encoding PadR family transcriptional regulator, which translates to MDDRWLIEMRKGFLRFIILRIIGESPAHGYEIIKRISTLTRGRWEPSPGSIYPILSLLESRGYITSCVDGKRKVYTLTERGKSLLSRVNAHIQQMHEEMLLLFGDVLSEEATER; encoded by the coding sequence ATGGATGACAGATGGCTCATCGAGATGCGAAAGGGCTTTTTAAGATTTATAATCCTGAGGATAATAGGCGAGAGCCCAGCCCATGGATACGAGATTATAAAGCGGATAAGCACCCTGACGCGAGGAAGATGGGAGCCATCTCCTGGCTCGATATATCCCATCCTCTCGCTGCTGGAGTCGAGGGGCTACATCACCTCGTGCGTTGATGGAAAGCGAAAGGTGTACACCCTCACTGAGAGAGGAAAGAGTCTACTCTCGAGAGTCAACGCTCACATTCAGCAGATGCACGAGGAGATGCTGCTGCTGTTTGGAGATGTGCTCTCTGAGGAGGCTACCGAAAGGTAG
- the hisH gene encoding imidazole glycerol phosphate synthase subunit HisH, with amino-acid sequence MVHIAIVDYGLGNLRSVQNGLLKAGGARAFITVSPEDLVEADGIILPGVGAFRDGMNRLSPLMRNILDVAHDGKPMLGICLGMQMLFTESEEGGVHLGLDLIPGRVVRFEGEGKVPHMGWNSIHITRHHPLLDGIEDGTYFYFVHSYYGAAPPAHEIAACQYLERFSAAVQNREGNVVGTQFHPEKSGDDGLKVLANFIEMCRR; translated from the coding sequence ATGGTGCACATAGCGATTGTGGACTATGGTCTGGGAAACCTGCGCAGTGTTCAAAACGGGCTTTTGAAGGCTGGTGGAGCGCGTGCCTTCATCACAGTCAGCCCAGAGGACCTCGTGGAGGCAGATGGAATCATACTTCCCGGCGTGGGGGCGTTCAGGGATGGCATGAACAGGCTCTCCCCGCTGATGAGGAACATTCTGGATGTTGCCCATGATGGCAAGCCCATGCTGGGCATATGCCTTGGAATGCAGATGCTCTTCACAGAGAGCGAGGAGGGCGGGGTGCATCTTGGACTGGACCTCATTCCGGGAAGAGTGGTGAGGTTCGAAGGGGAGGGAAAGGTGCCCCACATGGGATGGAACTCCATCCACATAACAAGACATCACCCCCTGCTCGATGGAATAGAGGACGGAACATACTTCTACTTCGTGCACTCTTACTACGGAGCTGCCCCACCAGCACACGAAATCGCAGCATGCCAGTATCTTGAGCGCTTTTCTGCAGCCGTGCAAAACAGGGAGGGCAACGTGGTGGGCACGCAGTTCCACCCAGAAAAAAGTGGGGATGACGGGCTTAAGGTCCTCGCAAACTTCATAGAGATGTGCAGAAGATAG
- a CDS encoding DUF63 family protein translates to MWWCGDVVSTLSEFVHRYYIDPIVYDTGYNVVNTLTWALVLGLSLFGVYRLLKRLGVRIDSGFILALAPYIAMGSLLRVVEDARIVLPPLSYLLITPLIYFVVFAVAIVLLAACVFVWGGISRRTRVVYGLCGAVLDIGLLSLLLHTASAEAWVPMAIVGLSIVAFLAVFVGMRPFTTLLLSPINAAIVWAHMFDASSTFVGIDFLGYVEKHVLPTLIIEHVHTALVMYPLKLGIYLPVLYLIDVHMRDEGHDFIQLLKLTLLVLGLAPAMRNTLRMTLGI, encoded by the coding sequence ATGTGGTGGTGTGGTGATGTTGTGAGCACCCTGTCCGAGTTTGTGCACAGGTACTACATAGACCCCATCGTGTACGATACGGGATACAACGTCGTAAACACCCTCACATGGGCGCTTGTTTTGGGGCTCTCGCTGTTTGGTGTGTACAGGCTGCTAAAGAGGCTCGGCGTGCGCATAGACAGTGGGTTCATACTGGCGCTTGCACCCTACATCGCGATGGGCTCACTGCTCAGGGTGGTGGAGGATGCTCGCATCGTGCTTCCACCCCTGAGCTATCTGCTGATAACGCCTCTGATATACTTCGTGGTGTTTGCAGTTGCCATTGTGCTGCTCGCCGCGTGCGTCTTTGTGTGGGGCGGCATCTCCAGACGAACGAGAGTCGTCTATGGGTTGTGTGGGGCGGTTTTGGACATCGGCCTTCTCTCCCTGCTGCTCCACACTGCGTCTGCCGAGGCATGGGTGCCCATGGCAATCGTGGGGCTGAGCATTGTGGCATTCTTGGCGGTGTTCGTGGGCATGCGCCCATTTACCACCCTCCTGCTCAGCCCCATCAATGCAGCCATCGTGTGGGCACACATGTTCGATGCCTCCTCCACGTTCGTCGGTATAGACTTTCTGGGCTATGTAGAAAAGCACGTGCTTCCCACGCTCATCATCGAGCATGTACACACGGCGTTGGTGATGTATCCCCTCAAGCTGGGCATCTACCTTCCCGTGCTGTACCTCATAGACGTGCACATGAGGGATGAGGGGCACGACTTCATACAGCTGCTAAAGCTCACGCTGCTGGTGCTCGGGCTTGCCCCAGCGATGCGAAACACCCTGAGGATGACGCTTGGTATATGA